GGTGCGGCGATCAGGTGAACGGATGCAGTAGCATCCGCCAGTTTGCATCAATTTCCCCCAAGATATCCATGTCATAGGCGCTTGGGTCATTCACATAGCGCCCGTCCGGCGTGGCATAACCCAAGGCATCTTCCCGCGCACGCAAGCCAGCCACCCGCTGCAGATCAATCGCCGGCGGCATGATTCCGCCGCGCAATGCATCAGGGGCCGCGGTTGGGAACAACAGTGACGATTCGTCTTGCGACAGGTTCACACAGGCACATCCCTGCGCGGCGGCGATCAGCGCCAGCCGGGCTGATTTAGCTCCCAGATCACGCAGGCTTATGTCATCACGCAGGGGGTCCGCCGTTCCGCTGCCATAGAAATGTGTAGGGCCTGTGGCGGGGTACACCATGTCACAGCCGATAAATGCCATCACCCGAGGGCGCAGCGCGGCCAGCGCCCAATAGCCGGCAGTAAAGGCCATCGTCGCGCCGCCATGAACAAACCCGCCAAATAGGTTCTGCGCCGGCACAAAGGCTTCCGCCTCAACCAACTGCTGACCCGGTACTATCTCGGCGGGGCGCTTTTGCACCGGGAAATCTTCGGGAAACACCAACCTGTCCCAATCCGGACGCAACCGCCAAGCGTTGTTGATGACCACGATCTGGTCAAACCACTCTTTCGGCCAGCGCCGCGCCGCCACCGCATTTGGACCACTGCCCACGATCAGAATGACGTCGCCGGTCTGCCTCATACCCCGCGCCCTCCCTTACCTGATCACAGACAGGTCTTCCTGCGGACCGGGCACACTATTGCGCCCCACCCTTCCGGCTAATTGACAGCTTGCTATCTTCCAGCATCAAAACCTCGCGCTGCGGGAAGGGGATAGAGATGCCATTTTCCTGAAACGTATCCCATAAGGCCAGAAACACATTGCCGCGAATATTGGTCAGCCCGCCGGTCGGATCCTTGATCCAGAACCGCAGGATATAATCCACGCTGCTGTCACCAAACCCAACGATATGACAGACTGGCGGCTTGAACGTCAGCACCCGGTTGACCCCGCTGGCCGCTTCAATCGCCAACTTGCGCACCTGATGCGGATCATCACCATAGGCAGTGCCAAAATGGATATCGAGCCGCACGAAATCGTCTGAATGCGACCAGTTGACCACCTGCCCGGTAATCAAATCCTCATTCGGGATCAGATACTCCCGACCGTCCCGCGTCACCACAGAGGCGTATCGAGCGCCCAATGTCTGGATCCAGCCAAAGGTCTCGCCCAGTGAAATCACGTCCCCCGGCTTGATCGACTTGTCCAGCAGGATGATCACACCCGACACAAGATTCGACACCACCTTTTGCAGACCAAAACCAAGGCCGACACCAATCGCCCCCGACAGCACCGCAAGCCCGGTCAGATCAATGCCAACCGCCTTGACCCCCAGATAAAACGCCACACCATACAACACTAGTTGTACGCCCTTGACGGCCAGCACCTGCATCGAGGGGCTGATGTCCTCATTCTTGCGAATGGTGCTGGCGGTCGCCCGACTGGCAAACCGCGCCATCATCAACAGCGCACCGATCACCACCAAGGCTGTAATCAGTGTCAACACCGAAAGCCGGAACTCGCCCAGTTCCAACGCGATATTGTCCAGAAATTCGGCAACATCATCAGACACATTCAACAGATACAGCGTGGCATAGATCCACAAGGACCACCTGACGATGCGCCTGATAAACCTGTCATGCACCAACTGCGCGGCAAAGGCAGTACCAACCCACACGGCTGTCAATGTCGCGGCCAGACCAATCAGATAGGACCGCGATGGCCATGTGACATTCTGCATCACAAAATAAACAGCACTTGCCAACAGCGCAAACACGATCAAACCCAGCCGCTGTTTCAGCTGCACAATGAACCGCAACTGCCACTTGGCCCAACCTTCGCGCGACCGCACATAACGTTCCAGCAAATGCACACAACGCCCGCGCACCAGCCAAGCGATCAATGCCAATGCAATAAGGATAAGTACCTGATTTTGCCGCCATCCCGGGGCTATCACCCCGATCAGAAACGACTGCCCCGACAGCCAGACCCCCTCAAGCGTGGCAAGAAAATCGGCAAATGGGTCGGTCAAATCATTCATGCGCAGTCCTCACTTTTCAAAGGGTCGCAGAAGCGGCCAAGCCGTGCAACCCTGCTTGAATTTAGCGCTATAAGGCAGCGCGACCAGCGCTTGCAGCGCAGCAGGCACAGGTGTATTCCACATTGCATGAAACGGATTATCAACATCGGTGACCGCGCCCGCCTGCGCGAACGCTTCTTTGGGGCCACCACCACGGTGCTTTCCCGACTATAAGTCCGGCATCGCGACACCCGCCGTCGCACACTATCAGTTTTTCAAACCAAATACGGGAGTGGACCCATGTCCCCCAAGACACTTTACGATAAAATCTGGGATGCCCATCTGGCACATGAAGCCGATGATGGCACCTGCCTGTTGTACATCGACCGTCACCTTGTACACGAAGTGACCAGCCCGCAGGCGTTCGAGGGCCTACGCATGACCGGCCGTACCGTGCGCGCACCGGATAAAACCATCGCTGTACCGGATCACAACGTGCCCACCACGCTGGATCGCGCCAACGCCGCCACCATGACCGAAGACAGCCGCATTCAGGTTGAGGCGCTGGACAAGAACGCCAAGGATTTTGGCATCCATTATTATCCTGTCTCTGACGTCCGTCAGGGCATCGTGCATATCGTTGGCCCTGAACAGGGCTGGACCCTGCCCGGCATGACCGTTGTTTGCGGCGACAGCCACACCGCAACTCATGGTGCTTTCGGCGCATTGGCCCACGGCATCGGTACGTCTGAAGTGGAACATGTTCTGGCAACGCAAACGCTGATCCAGAAGAAATCCAAAAACATGAAGGTCGAGATCACCGGCAAATTGCGCCCCGGCGTGACTGCCAAGGACATCACCATGTCCGTGATCGGCGTCACCGGCACCGCTGGCGGTACCGGCTATGTCATCGAATATTGCGGCGAAGCGATCCGTGATCTGTCTATGGAAGGGCGTATGACCGTCTGTAACATGGCGATTGAGGGCGGCGCGCGTGCAGGTCTGATCGCACCGGATGAGAAAACCTTTGAATACTGCATGGGCCGTCCCCACGCGCCAAAAGGCGCACAATGGGAAGCGGCGATGGACTGGTGGAAAACCCTCTATTCCGACGATGACGCCGCCTGGGACGAGGTGATCACCATCAAGGGTGAAGACATCGCACCGGTTGTCACATGGGGCACCTCACCCGAAGACGTACTGCCAATCACCGCAAACATCCCATCCGCCAGCGATTTCAAAGGCGGCAAGGTAGAGGCGGCCCAGCGCTCGCTTGACTACATGGGCCTGACGGCGGGCACACCTTTGGCCGATGTCGAAATCGACACGGTGTTCATCGGCTCCTGCACCAACGGCCGTATCGAAGATCTGCGTGCAGCGGCGGCGATCCTCAAAGGCAAAAAGAAAAAGGATGGCATCCGCGCCATGGTTGTGCCCGGTTCCGGTCTGGTCCGCGCCCAAGCCGAGGAAGAAGGTCTGTCCGACATCTTTATCGAAGCCGGATTTGAATGGCGCCTTGCAGGCTGCTCCATGTGTCTGGCGATGAACCCTGACCAACTGTCAGCAGGCGAACGCTGCGCGGCAACATCCAACCGCAACTTCGAGGGCCGTCAGGGCCGGGGCGGACGCACCCACCTGATGTCACCCGCGATGGCCGCAGCAGCGGCGATCACCGGCAAGCTGACCGATGTGCGGGAGATGATGTAATGTGGAAGAGATATGTTCTGCTTGCGGTCATTGGTCTAGGTGCCTGCAGCAGCGATCCAAGTGCTTACAAAATGGATTTCAACGATGGCGGAATCAGCGGCAGTTATAGCCCTGAGGGCTGGACGTCTGAAGAAGTACGGACTTCTGTCGTAAGCCGTTGCCCGACAGGCAAAGCCGAAAGCTACTCAGAGACACCACAATCAAACGGATGGATCAAGTTTATCGCTGTTTGCGAAAACGCAACCTGATCGGAGCACAACCATGAATAAATTCGACAAACTGACCGGCATCGCCGCCCCCCTGCCGCTGATCAACATCGATACCGATATGATCATCCCCAAGCAGTTCCTCAAAACCATCAAGCGCTCCGGCCTTGGGGTGAACCTGTTTGATGAAATGCGCTATGATGACGACCGCAACGAGATCCCTGATTTCGTGCTGAACAAACCACAGTACCGCGATGCGCAGATCCTTGTGGCTGGCGATAACTTCGGCTGTGGGTCCTCACGCGAACACGCGCCATGGGCCATCGCCGACTTTGGCATCACCTGTATCATCGCGCCCAGCTATGCCGACATCTTCTACAATAACTGCTTTAAAAATGGCATCTTGCCCATCGCATTGCCACAAGAGCAGATCGACATTCTGATGAAGGATGCCGAGAAAGGTGCCAATGCGCGGATGGACATCGACCTTGAGGCGCAAACCGTGACGACTTCCGACGGCGAGGTCTTTTCCTTCGAGATCGATTCCTTCAAAAAGCACTGCCTGATGAACGGTCTTGATGACATCGGCCTGACCCTGGAAAAAGCCGCCGCCATCGACTCATTTGAGGCCACCGCGTCTCAAAGCCGTCCGTGGGTCTGACACAGCGTTAATCAATCTGTACTAAATAATGACAGGTTAAACGTTTAGATTGTGGGCGCCCCAGTGGCACCCACAACATCTTGAGGCTCGCCTCTTTTCTGCCCTGAAATAGATGCAAGAACGCACCACCCTCACCTTCAAATCGCCTTACCTTTTGCAGATCGTTAACCAGTGACTTGAGAACCAAGGCGAAAGAAGGCACAAATTGGGCAGAAATGAGGCAGGCCTCCATTTCCCTGGAGGCGACAAGTTGGGACAAGTACGCGGCATGTATCGCGTCTGGCCAGTTTGGAAGGGTAAAGTAGTGATTGGACGAATGACAGGCGCGGCGACGCGCGGCCTGATGGTGGCTGTATTGATCGCGACACCGGCACTTCTGTTGCCCGGCGTGGCGAGCGATTCAACGCAAATCACTGTTCTTGTGGCATTTCTTGCTGCCTTCCTGACCTTCGTCGAATATAACTCCAATTTTCCCAGTATCGTAGAGTTTCGCGATGCCCCGCCCTTTAATCGCCTGAGGTTTGCGGCCCTCGCGACCACGGTTCTTTTTCTCAGCCTGATCTTCAAAGGCCAGAGTGAGCCCTCCTCGCTGACATCGGGATTGACCTCCGCAGGTTTGATCCTCGGCAATGCCATCGACTTTCCCTATTCGCCCGTCCGCCTTGTGGTGCTGATGCTGCCAACCGAAGCAGATTCCACATTGGTAACTTCCGTCAGAACCGCCGCTGGTATCGCCTATCTGGTCTCGGTGATCTCGATGCTGGTCTTTCTGGTAATGGTTCGCGTGCTGGGTTGGCCTGCCCGTCAGGGCGCGTTCAATGTCTGGGTAAACCTGCCCTTGTTCGACCCTACCGCCGGCGGTGACGTTGTCGAACGCCTGCAACGCGATGCCCGCATCAATATCGTGCTGGGCTTTCTGC
This DNA window, taken from Sulfitobacter pacificus, encodes the following:
- the leuD gene encoding 3-isopropylmalate dehydratase small subunit, with the translated sequence MNKFDKLTGIAAPLPLINIDTDMIIPKQFLKTIKRSGLGVNLFDEMRYDDDRNEIPDFVLNKPQYRDAQILVAGDNFGCGSSREHAPWAIADFGITCIIAPSYADIFYNNCFKNGILPIALPQEQIDILMKDAEKGANARMDIDLEAQTVTTSDGEVFSFEIDSFKKHCLMNGLDDIGLTLEKAAAIDSFEATASQSRPWV
- the leuC gene encoding 3-isopropylmalate dehydratase large subunit — translated: MSPKTLYDKIWDAHLAHEADDGTCLLYIDRHLVHEVTSPQAFEGLRMTGRTVRAPDKTIAVPDHNVPTTLDRANAATMTEDSRIQVEALDKNAKDFGIHYYPVSDVRQGIVHIVGPEQGWTLPGMTVVCGDSHTATHGAFGALAHGIGTSEVEHVLATQTLIQKKSKNMKVEITGKLRPGVTAKDITMSVIGVTGTAGGTGYVIEYCGEAIRDLSMEGRMTVCNMAIEGGARAGLIAPDEKTFEYCMGRPHAPKGAQWEAAMDWWKTLYSDDDAAWDEVITIKGEDIAPVVTWGTSPEDVLPITANIPSASDFKGGKVEAAQRSLDYMGLTAGTPLADVEIDTVFIGSCTNGRIEDLRAAAAILKGKKKKDGIRAMVVPGSGLVRAQAEEEGLSDIFIEAGFEWRLAGCSMCLAMNPDQLSAGERCAATSNRNFEGRQGRGGRTHLMSPAMAAAAAITGKLTDVREMM
- a CDS encoding mechanosensitive ion channel family protein; this translates as MNDLTDPFADFLATLEGVWLSGQSFLIGVIAPGWRQNQVLILIALALIAWLVRGRCVHLLERYVRSREGWAKWQLRFIVQLKQRLGLIVFALLASAVYFVMQNVTWPSRSYLIGLAATLTAVWVGTAFAAQLVHDRFIRRIVRWSLWIYATLYLLNVSDDVAEFLDNIALELGEFRLSVLTLITALVVIGALLMMARFASRATASTIRKNEDISPSMQVLAVKGVQLVLYGVAFYLGVKAVGIDLTGLAVLSGAIGVGLGFGLQKVVSNLVSGVIILLDKSIKPGDVISLGETFGWIQTLGARYASVVTRDGREYLIPNEDLITGQVVNWSHSDDFVRLDIHFGTAYGDDPHQVRKLAIEAASGVNRVLTFKPPVCHIVGFGDSSVDYILRFWIKDPTGGLTNIRGNVFLALWDTFQENGISIPFPQREVLMLEDSKLSISRKGGAQ